The following coding sequences lie in one Kwoniella dendrophila CBS 6074 chromosome 10, complete sequence genomic window:
- a CDS encoding methylenetetrahydrofolate reductase: MSSLTSLISNRSTPFHTFEFFPPRTEAGLVNLLDRIQRLSSSPLPSPLAVSVTWGAGGSTADKSLELAEHIVKLGLDVILHLTCTNMPKEKVDQALDKCKSLGIRNILALRGDAPRSEEYSTEPNPQPDYFQHADDLVRYIRKNYDDYFCIGVAGYPTPHPDSESLETELHYLKLKCDAGADFIITQLFYDVEGFLDWVRTCREKGIKQPIIPGIMPIQSFASFRRLVNLTKCPVPESISQDLLPLSSDDSSVKRYGAELATKMVKQILDSKLVPGIHFCTLNLEKSVRTILENLDWTSSTAPSTNTSNKIERSPIIRHNRLIEDDQPQTNGAIAINGHSSVATNGNGQEHDQISELSVSPSEANQQAQWGLQHHSLPPIPKKGAATSNSGKGTEDSWDEYPNGRFTDVRSPAYGEIDGWGSGLKITAAQALKEWGTPTTVTELSRFFTSYLNSSPETPTTPFCDLPLSPESLTILPYLIELNSEKFKYWTVGSQPCIDAIPSEDKIHGWGPSGGYVFQKSFVEFFVKPEQVEKLQSKVDKKGENKISMYAGNKKGDFRTNTGEDTVNAVTWGVFPGKEIIQSTIIESESFLAWKEEAFDIWTEWSLLYPRYSPARKLLEGISSEWWLVSLIHHDYKDKEALWKFLLEDEE, encoded by the exons ATGTCATCGCTCACTTCCTTGATATCCAACCGATCTACGCCATTTCATACATTCGAATTCTTTCCACCTAGAACAGAAGCAGGTTTAGTTAATCTTTTAGACCGTATTCAAagattatcttcatcacctttaccttcacctttagctgTATCTGTCACATGGGGTGCAGGTGGATCAACAGCAGATAAATCTTTGGAATTAGCTGAACATATAGTtaaattaggtttagatgtCATATTACATTTAACATGTACAAATATgccaaaagaaaaagttgatcaagCTTTAGAT AAATGTAAATCATTAGGTATACGTAATATCCTGGCATTAAGAGGTGATGCACCTAGATCAGAAGAATATTCAACTGAACCAAATCCACAACCTGATTATTTTCAACATGCTGATGACTTGGTACGATATATTAGGAAAAATTATGATGATTACTTTTGTATTGGTGTAGCAGGTTATCCAACACCACATCCAGATAGTGAATCTCTAGAAACAGAATTACATTATTTAAAATTGAAATGTGATGCTGGAGCAGATTTCATTATAACGCAATTATTTTATGATGTCGAAGGTTTCTTAGATTGGGTTAGAACGTGTAGAGAGAAAG GTATTAAACAACCAATTATACCTGGTATAATGCCAATACAAAGTTTCGCTTCTTTCAGAAGATTAGTCAATTTAACAAAATGTCCTGTACCAGAATCCATCTCACAAGATCTATTACCactttcttctgatgattcATCGGTTAAAAGGTATGGagctgaattagctacaAAGATGGTTAAACAGATATTGGATTCAAAATTAGTACCTGGTATACATTTCTGTACATTaaatttagaaaaatcaGTTAGAACTATTCTAGAAAATCTTGATTGGACATCTTCTACAGCTCCTTCTACTAATACGTCAAATAAGATCGAAAGATCACCAATAATCCGACATAATAGATTGATCGAAGATGATCAACCTCAAACAAATGGTGCTATAGCTATCAATGGTCATTCATCAGTTGCAACTAACGGCAATGGTCAAGAACATGATCAaatatcagaattatcagTTAGTCCAAGTGAAGCAAATCAACAAGCTCAATGGGGTTTACAGCATCAttcattaccacctatacctaaaaaAGGTGCAGCAACTTCGAATAGTGGGAAAGGTACAGAAGATAGTTGGGATGAATATCCAAATGGTAGATTTACCGATGTTAGATCTCCCGCTtatggtgaaattgatggttGGGGAAGTGGTTTAAAGATTACA GCCGCTCAAGCACTAAAAGAATGGGGAACACCAACTACTGTAACAGAATTATCTAGATTCTTTACTTCTTACTTaaattcatcacctgaaactCCAACAACACCATTTTgtgatttaccattatcacctgaatcattAACAATCTTACcttatttgattgaattgaattctGAAAAATTCAAATATTGGACAGTTGGTTCACAACCTTGTATTGATGCTATACCTTCAGAAGATAAAATTCATGGTTGGGGTCCTTCAGGTGGTTATGTTTTCCAAAAatcttttgttgaatttTTCGTTAAacctgaacaagttgaaaaattacaatcaaaagttgataaaaaaggtgaaaataaaaTTAGTATGTATGCTGGAAACaaaaaa GGGGATTTCCGAACCAATACAGGAGAAGATACAGTCAATGCAGTTACATGGGGTGTTTTCCCAGGAAAAGAGATTATTCAATCTACAATCATTGAAAGTGAATCTTTCTTAGCTTGGAAG GAAGAAgcatttgatatttggaCGGAATGGTCATTATTATATCCAAGATATTCACCTGCACGTAAATTGTTAGAAGGAATCTCAAGTGAATGGTGGTTAGTCAGTTTAATTCATCACGAttataaagataaagaagctttgTGGAAGTTCTTGCTTGAAGATGAGGAGTAA